A stretch of the Marasmius oreades isolate 03SP1 chromosome 8, whole genome shotgun sequence genome encodes the following:
- a CDS encoding uncharacterized protein (MEROPS:MER0000412): MLLSLVYLSLLALPLSVLGQQIPVVDGVIGGVPSDASIASAEAEPRPLRVAATTPGALRVVENSGVCETTPGVQQASGYGDLTATESIFFWYFAARENPSTAPLALWFNGGPGSSSMIGLLQELGPCRINNDTTTVSLNPFSWNNNANTLFIDQPVGVGFSNGDLNVGTSQEAAADVWKFLQIFLKDKRFSNLVGRELAIWTESYGGHYGPTFAAYFLSQNAAIASGKISGIPLNLKALGVGDGLTDPLVQYPGYIAYAASNPYHPLVSESVITQANTSWTQHNGCRDQITACNNGGSDSVCSSAQSFCNSRILDPLVGPFDVYYILARDPDPYPPSITSYLNSIRTRVGGEVTWRSSNSQVFNNFAKTGDWMRNSRPDLETVINAGVRVIVYDGDADYILNFNGVEAMVDALNTKFSATYKTQVFQPYTVHGQLAGQFKNAGTFSYVRIYGAGHEVPAYKFGSLATGEAAFQMFSQIMSNQSLSST; this comes from the exons ATGTTACTGTCTTTGGTTTATCTAAGCCTTTTGGCGCTACCGTTGTCAGTCCTTGGGCAGCAGATTCCTGTCGTTGATGGTGTCATTGGAGGGGTGCCCAGTGATGCTAGCATAGCGAGTGCGGAAGCGGAACCACGACCGTTGCGGGTCGCTGCTACGACTCCGGGGGCACTGCGCGTTGTGGAGAACTCTGGTGTTTGCG AAACTACTCCTGGAGTCCAACAAGCTTCTGGATATGGTGATCTCACTGCGACAGAGAGCATTTT CTTTTGGTACTTCGCAGCCCGCGAAAACCCCTCTACCGCTCCCCTCGCATTATGGTTCAATGGTGGTCCAGGCTCATCCTCCATGATCGGTCTCCTCCAAGAACTCGGTCCATGCAGGATCAACAACGACACTACCACTGTCTCTCTCAACCCTTTTTCATGGAACAACAACGCCAACACGTTATTCATCGACCAACCGGTTGGAGTAGGCTTCAGCAATGGCGATCTAAATGTGGGCACATCCCAGGAGGCAGCAGCGGATGTGTGGAAGTTCTTGCAGATATTCCTCAAGGATAAAAGGTTTTCGAATCTGGTTGGGAGGGAACTGGCGATTTGGACAGAGTCGTATGGAGGGCATTATGGGCCTACTTTTGCTGC GTATTTCCTCTCTCAAAACGCGGCGATCGCCTCTGGAAAGATATCTGGGATCCCGTTGAACTTGAAAGCGTTGGGTGTTGGCGATGGGTTGACG GACCCTCTGGTGCAATACCCGGGCTACATCGCATACGCTGCTTCAAATCCTTACCACCCACTCGTATCGGAAAGCGTCATCACTCAGGCGAACACTTCGTGGACTCAACACAACGGATGTCGGGATCAG ATCACGGCATGCAATAACGGAGGCTCTGATTCCGTATGTTCCTCTGCACAGTCGTTCTGCAATAGCAGGATCCTCGATCCACTCGTTGGTCCTTTCGAT GTGTACTACATCCTTGCACGTGATCCAGACCCTTACCCACCCTCCATCACCTCATACCTCAACTCCATTCGTACACGCGTAGGAGGTGAAGTGACGTGGAGGAGTAGTAACAGTCAGGTGTTCAATAATTTTGCGAAGACAGGTGATTGGATGAGGAATTCGAGGCCAGATCTGGAGACGGTGATTAACGCCGGG GTCCGTGTTATTGTATATGATGGAGATGCA GACTACATTTTGAATTTCAATGGCGTTGAAGCGATG GTTGACGCCCTCAACACCAAGTTCAGCGCAACATACAAAACCCAGGTCTTCCAACCTTACACTGTCCATGGCCAACTCGCGGGACAGTTCAAGAATGCGGGAACGTTCTCGTATGTCAGGATATATGGTGCTGGGCATGAGGTGCCTGCGTACAAG TTTGGTTCGTTGGCCACCGGGGAGGCTGCATTCCAGATGTTCTCACAGATCATGTCTAACCAGTCGTTGTCTTCTACTTGA
- a CDS encoding uncharacterized protein (MEROPS:MER0001400), with the protein MGFQTSLCIFVLAGVLYASLSEAVPPPVLASKHATHRKHLIGSGVSLESYHPQPQFQTFGEGKLMANALSFEDTESLKSNVMGWLTDNLQVNSSSLEWTSGWSSEGRSCGYVQQVHDGVPFINAVANVAFNGNKVISFGNSFVDTSNIASPIPTVSLNDAILEAESTLGGTHNGIQPTLRYLARPDGSVALVHAIQVQSSTPYIFVVAYVDAHSGKVISINDFVADATFRVLPIEKKTISDGLELLKNPEGLDASPVGWNSIGKNHVLTTDTVGNNVIAIKVLSNDGSTTKTTAGQINDGQLTFDFTYDPTKDPTDPGNDDAARTNAFYVANEFHDILYRYGFTENTFNFQSDNFGKGGQANDPVQMSVQDPSGFNNANFAAPPDGQAGICRLFIFDLTNIRQDSVMENGIPIHELTHGVTLRMTGGGTAVCLPSLESGGMGEGWSDAVADWMSQTSSKTQDFVTGESVTGKPGGFRSKPYSTDEAVNPLRYSDIKKLDEPHAIGEVWANTLHTVYADLVDALGFSTTAKTDANGKEGNIVFMKTIITALTIQPCNPTVLNARDAIIQADKTLNAGANECTLRKSFAKKGLGLRATSDFQDDFTFPSGC; encoded by the exons ATGGGTTTCCAAACATCTCTCTGCATATTTGTTCTTGCTGGCGTACTTTACGCGTCTCTTTCAGAGGCTGTTCCCCCGCCTGTACTAGCCTCCAAACATGCAACTCATCGCAAACACCTGATCGGTAGCGGGGTCTCTTTGGAATCTTACCACCCTCAACCGCAGTTCCAG ACTTTCGGTGAAGGGAAATTGATGGCTAACGCACTATCCTTTGAAGATACCGAATCGCTCAAGTCGAATGTAATGGGATGGTTGACGGACAACTTACAAGTCAATTCCTCCAGCCTCGAGTGGACGTCAGGATGGAGCTCTGAAGGCCGTTCGTGCGGTTATGTGCAACAAGTCCAT GACGGTGTTCCCTTTATCAATGCTGTGGCAAACGTTGCATTCAATGGTAACAAGGTCATCAGTTTCGGAAACTCATTCGTCGATACAT CCAATATTGCGTCTCCCATTCCGACGGTCAGCTTGAACGATGCGATCCTGGAAGCGGAATCGACACTCGGTGGTACCCATAACGGTATTCAGCCCACGCTCCGATACCTTGCGCGGCCCGACGGCTCCGTGGCTCTCGTGCACGCTATTCAAGTCCAGAGCAGTACCCCCTACATCTTTGTTGTGGCCTACGTTGATGCACATTCGGGAAAGGTCATCTCAATTAACGATTTCGTTGCTGATGCGACA TTCAGAGTCCTTCCGATAGAGAAGAAGACAATTTCTGATGGTCTCGAACTACTCAAAAACCCGGAAGGTCTCGACGCCTCCCCCGTAGGATGGAACAGTATCGGAAAAAATCACGTCTTGACCACGGATACCGT TGGAAACAACGTCATTGCCATCAAGGTCCTAAGCAATGATGGGTCCACAACAAAAACCACTGCTGGTCAGATCAATGATGGTCAGCTTACTTTTGACTTTACCTACGATCCGACTAAGGATCCTACCGACCCTGGCAACGATGATGCTGCCCGTACCAACGCATTCTACGTTGCTAATGAATTTCACGACATCCTTTACCGATACGGATTCACCGAGAACACGTTCAACTTTCAGTCTGACAACTTTGGGAAGGGTGGCCAAGCGAATGATCCCGTTCAGATGTCCGTCCAGGATCCTTCCGGTTTCAACAACGCCAATTTTGCAGCACCCCCTGATGGTCAAGCTGGTATATGTCGTCTTTTCATCTTTGACCTCACCAAT ATTAGGCAGGACAGTGTAATGGAAAACGGCATCCCAATTCATGAATTGACCCATGGAGTTACTCTACGTATGACTGGAGGTGGAACTGCTGTTTGCTTGCCATCGCTCGAGTCTGGGGGTATGGGTGAGGGGTGGTCGGATGCTGTCGCCGA CTGGATGTCACAAACCTCGTCTAAAACCCAGGACTTTGTCACCGGAGAGAGTGTTACCGGGAAACCTGGCGGTTTCCGAAGCAAGCCATACTCCACCGACGAAGCTGTGAACCCTCTCAGGTACTCTGATATCAAGAAACTTGATGAACCTCATG CAATCGGAGAGGTTTGGGCCAACACCCTCCACACTGTTTACGCAGATCTCGTCGACGCCCTCGGCTTTAGTACCACAGCCAAGACAGACGCCAACGGAAAAGAGGGAAACATTGTTTTTATGAAAACCATCATCACCGCTCTTACCATCCAACCTTGCAACCCGACCGTACTCAATGCCCGAGACGCTATTATCCAAGCTGACAAGACCCTCAACGCCGGTGCCAATGAATGCACTTTGAGAAAGTCATTTGCCAAAAAGGGCCTCGGATTGAGGGCAACTTCCGATTTTCAGGACGATTTCACCTTTCCTAGCGGCTGCTAG